CCCTGCTGCAACGGGTACCGCAGGCGCCGCTGCGCTTCGACGCGGTGATGGATGCGGTGCAGGGCGCGTCGGCGTCCTGGTGGCGCATGGCGCAGTACTTCATTGCCGAGCTGGAGCGCAGCAGCGAGTTGTATGAGCAGTTGGCCTTCACCCGGGACCTGGAAAGTTCATTGATCAAGGGCCTGATCCTCGCCCAGCCGAACAACTACTCGGACCAGCTGCGCGAGGTGCTGGAGGTCAAGCTGCCGCATTACCTGCTCCGCGCCCGCCAGTACATCCACGACAACGCCCGCGAACCCTTGTGCCTGGAAGACCTGGAGGCCGCAGCCGGGGTCTCGCGCTTCAAGCTGTTCGAGGCCTTCCGCAAGTACTTCAGCCTGTCGCCGATGGCCTACCTGAAGAAATACCGGCTCACCGCGGTGCGCCAGGAGATCCTCGAGCACGGTTCGGCGCGGACCATTTCCGAGATCGCCCTGGGCTGGGGCTTCAGCCACCTGGGGCGCTTCTCCGCCGAGTACCGCAAGCTGTTCGGCGAGACGCCCAGCGTCACCCTGCAACGTCACGATGCGCGGCGCCTGGGCGGGTCGTGACTATTTGCGCGGCACCAGGTCGAGCAGGCTGTCCTGTTCCTTGATTTTCTGCAGGACGATTTCCGAACGGATGTCGGTGACCCCGGACGTGCGGTTCAGGTGGTTGACGATGAAATCCGAGAAGTGCTTGAGGTTGCGGGCCTGGATCCGCAGCACGTAGTTGCTGGCGCCGGTCACCACATAGGCGGTGGCCACTTCCGGCCACTGCTGGACTTTCTTGATAAAGGTCTCGTGCCAGTCCGCCACGTCCTGGCGCAGCGACACATGGACGATGGCCTCCAGCTCGATGCCCAGGCGCTCGGCGTCGAGTACCGCGCGATAGCCGCTGACGATGCCTTCGCTTTCCAGCAGGCGCAGGCGGCGCAGGCAGGCCGAAGGCGATAGCGCTACTTTTTCCGCCAGTTCCTGGTTGCTGATGCGGCCGTCCTGTTGCAGGAAGTGCAGGAGGCGCAGGTCGGTGGAGTCGAGAATCATGGTTGGCATTTATCCGCGTTTTTTGTGGTTGTCGTCGAATAATCTTCGAGGCTGGGCCGCTCTCATCGCGCATTTTGCACGAAAATTCTCCGGGGCTTCGTTCATTATTTTCCTCACCGCGCCGTCGGGGTTCCCCGGCGCTGCCGCACGCCATTGTGAAGACAGGATTGCCCATGACAACAAGAAACGACTGCCTGACCCTCGACGCCCAGGACCCGCTGGCGCCGCTGCGCGAGCGCTTCGCCCTGCCCGACGGGGTGATCTACCTCGATGGCAACTCCCTGGGCGCGCGCCCGGTGGCGGCGTTGCAACGCGCGCAGCAGGTGATTGCCGAAGAATGGGGCAACGGCCTGATTCGCAGCTGGAACACCGCCGGCTGGCGCGACCTGTCGCAGCGCCTGGGCGACCGCCTGGCCCGGTTGATCGGCGCCGACGCCAACGAAGTGGTGATCACCGACACCACCTCGATCAACCTGTTCAAGGTGCTCGCCGCGGCGCTGCGCGTGCAGGCGCTCAAGGCGCCGCAGCGGCGGGTGATCGTCAGCGAGAGCAGTAATTTTCCTACCGACCTGTACATTGCCGAAGGCCTGGCCGAGATGCTCCAGCAGGGCTATTCCCTGCGGCTGGTGGACAGCCCCGAGGAGTTGCCACGGGCCATCGACGCCGACGTCGCGGTAGTGATGCTCACCCACGTCAACTACAAGACCGGCTACATGCACGACATGCAGGCGGTGACCGCGCTGACCCACGAATGCGGCGCGCTGAGCCTCTGGGACCTGGCCCACTCCGCCGGCGCGGTGCCGGTGGACCTCAAGCAGGCCGGCGCCGACTACGCCATCGGCTGCACCTACAAGTACCTCAATGGCGGGCCCGGCTCCCAGGCCTTCGCCTGGGTGTCGCCGCACCTCTGCGACCTGGTCACCCAGCCCCTGGCGGGCTGGTTCGGCCATGCGCGGCAGTTCGACATGGAAGCACAATACCGGCCCAGCAGCGGCATCGCCCGCTATCTGTGCGGCACCCAGCCGATCACCTCGCTGGCCATGGTCGAGTGCGGCCTGGAGATTTTCGAGCAGACCGACATGGCCAGCCTGCGGCGCAAGTCCCTGGCCCTGACCGACCTGTTCATCGAGCTGGTGGAGCAGCGCTGCGCCGCCCATGGCCTGACGCTGGTGACCCCGCGCGAGCATGGCAAGCGCGGCAGCCATGTCAGCTTCGAGCACCCTGAAGGCTATGCGGTGATCCAGGCGCTGATCGCCCGGGGCGTGATCGGCGACTACCGCGAGCCACGGATCATGCGTTTCGGTTTCACGCCGCTGTACACGCGTTTCAGCGAGGTCTGGGACGCGGTGCAGATCCTTGGCGAGATCCTCGATAACCGGACCTGGGCCGAGCCGCAATTCCAGATTCGCCACAGCGTGACCTGAAAAAACCGATCCCTGTAGCCGCTGCCGAGCCATAGCGAGGCTGCGACAGGACCGAAGGTCCTCCAGCGGTCTCAAAATCCTGCGCCCCCTTCGGGGTCGATCGCAGCCTCGCTGGTGCTCGGCAGCGGCTACGGAATCCAAGCCATTACGTGTGCAAATAACAATAAAAGAGGCTCGCAACGTGACCACCACCAACCAGGGTTTCGCCGCGATATCCAATCGCGAACAGGGCTTGCGCCGCCAACTCAGTGCCGGGCAAATGAGCATGATCGCCATCGGCGGGGCGATCGGCACCGGCCTGTTCATGGGCAGCGCCTACGCCATCGGCTACGCCGGCCCCAGCGTGCTGCTCAGCTACGCCATCGGCGCGCTCATCACCTTGCTGCTGATGGGCTGCCTGGCGGAAATGACCGTGGCCCATTCCACTTCCGGTTCCTTCGGCGCCTACGCCGAGTTCTACATCAGCCCGCTGGCCGGGTTCCTGGTGCGCTACGCCTATTGGGCGGCCATCGTGCTGGCGGTCGGCGCCGAGGTCACGGCGATCGCGATGTACATGAAGTACTGGTTCGCCCATGTGCCGGAATGGGTGTGGATCGTCTCGTTCTCCAGCGTGCTGATCCTGCTCAACGCCATCAGCGTGAAGACCTTCGGCAACTTCGAGTACTGGTTCTCGACCATCAAGATCGCCGCCATCGTCGGCTTCATCATCCTGGCGGTGTACGTGGTATTCGGCTCCGGCAACGCCGACTACGGCCTGCACAACTACAGCGCCCATGGCGGCTTTTTTCCCAATGGTGTGCAGGGCATGTGGATCGCGGTGATCGTCTCGATCTTCAGCTACCTGAGCGTGGAGATGATCGCGGTGGCCGCCGGCGAGGCCGAGGACCCGCAGCAGGCGGTGAAAAAGGCCTTTCGCGCGACCATCGTGCGGCTGGTGGTGTTCTACCTGCTGACCCTGGCGCTGATGCTGGCCATCGTGCCCTGGGTCCAGGCCGGCAAGGCGCAGAGCCCGTTCGTCACGGTGATGCAGACCCTGGGCATTCCCGGTGCCACCGGGGTGATGAACTTCGTGATCCTGATCGCCGCGCTGTCGGCGATGAACAGCCAGCTGTACATCACCACGCGCATGATGTTCAGCCTGTCGCGCGGCGGTTACGCGCCCCGGTCCATGGGCGCGTTGAGCAAGAGCGGCATCCCGCTCAATGCCTTGCTGCTGTCCAGCTCGGGCATCGCCCTGGCGACCCTGGTCAACGTGCTGTACCCGGAAAGCTCGTTCACCCTGATGATGGCGATCTCGATGTTCGGCGCGATCTTCACCTGGTTCATGATCTTCCTCACCCACTATTGCTTCCGCCGCTACCACCAGCGCCATGGCGAGCAGCAGCTGTCGTTCCGCATGCGCCTGTTCCCCTGGAGCACCCTGCTGGGGCTGGTGCTGATGGGCGCGGTGATGATCACCACCTACTTCACCGAGGCGTTCAAGATGACCCTGGTGTTCGGCGCGCCGTTCCTGCTGATCCTGACGGCGGTGTACTTCGCCTGCTTCAGGAAGCCCCGGGCCGCCGCCGAGCTGAACCCGTCCAAGGTCTGACCCGATCCGGGTGAAGCACGGCTCGGCAGCCGCTACAGGTTGCCGAGGCGGCAGTCGTGGCGAGCCTGTTCCAGGCGGGTTTCGAAATCTTCGAGGCGGGCGTGCAAGTGCTGCATGGCTTGGATCTGCCGCGTCAGCTCCTGCTTCTTCTCGGCCAGGGCCTGGCGCGCCAGTTCCCAGGGAAAGGCCTCGCCCCGATGCCGGGCGAACAGGGCCTGCAATTCCTTGAGCTTGAAACCCAGTTGCTGGGCGCACTTGATAAACATCAGGCGCTCGACGCTGTCCTGGTCGTAGAGGCGGTAGCTGCCCTGGCGTCGGGCCGGGGGCAGCAGGCCGATGGCTTCGTAATGGCGGATGCTTTTGACCGTGGTTCCGGACAACTGCGCGGCTTTGCCGATGTACATGAACATGTCCTTTGCTCAAGGCGGGATAAAGCACGCAAGCCTCGGCGCAAAGGGCCGCCGCGTCAATCGGCGCCGAGCGCGGCGGCCTGCTCCAGCCAGGCTTGCTGGCGCTGGGCGGGCGCGTCGAGGATCGGGCCGAAGGTCAGGGTCTTCAGCGGGCGGATGCCGCAGAACGCCAGGGTGGTCTTGCGCACCTGATGCAGCCCGGGCATGCGGTACACCCAGCGGTAATACCAGGGCGGCGTGTCCATGGTCACCAGCAGGTGGGCGGTGCGGCCTTTGAGCAGCGGTTCGGGAAAGGCCTTGCCAGGGTGATATCTGAAGGCGAAACCGGGCAGCAGCACCCGGTCGAAAAAGCCCTTGAGCAGCGCCGGGACCCCGCCCCACCAGATCGGATAGACCAGGGTCAGGTGCTCGGCCCAGTTGATGTCGGCCTGGGCCTGGCGCAGGTCGGTTTCCAGCGGCTGTACCTGGCGGTAACCCTCGTGCAGCACCGGGTCGAAGGAAAGGTTGCCAAGCCGCAGCTGCCGCACCTCATGGCCGGCCTGTTGCGCGGCGGCGACGTAGCGTTCGCTGAGGGCGCCGCAGAAACTGGCGCTGGAGGGGTGGCCGAGAATGACCAGAATGCGTTTGCCCATCGAGGCGCTCCTTACGACAAAAGCCCAGGCTAAAGCCTGCCCCCGAGGGGAGGGTCAAGCGCCGCGCAGGGCCTCGAACAGGGCCTTGGCATAGGGCGGCAGGGCATTGAAGTCGCGGGCGCAGAGCAGCAACTGGCGTTGCGCCCAGGCTTCCTCCAGCGGCCGCACTGCGAGCGATGCATCGGGCCTTTGGCGTTCGACGGCGGCCCGGGGCACCACGGCCAGCCCGGCACCCCGGGCGACCATGCGCAGCACGCCGTCGAAACCGTCGGCGCGGATGCGGATCGACATCCGCAGCCCCAGGTGCAGCGCCTGCTCTTCCAGGTACACGGCCAGGGCGCTGTGGGCGGCGAGGCCGACATAGTCGTGCTGCAGGCTGTCGCTGAAACTCAGCCCGCGCGCGGCCGCCAGCGGATGCCCGGCGGGCAGGACCAGCACCAGCGGGTCGTGGCGAAACGGCCGGGTCTCCAGGCCCTGGCTGTCCACCGCGTCGGAGACGATCCCCAGGTCCGCCGCGCCCTGGCGCAACGCGTGGGTGATGCGCAGGCTGGGCAGTTCCTGCAGGTCGATATCGAGGTTGGGGTGGGCGCAGAGAAAGTCTGCCAGCGGCTCCGGCAGGTATTCACTGAGCGCCGTGGTGTTGCACAGCAGGCGCACCTGGCCTTTGACGCCGCGGGCGTATTCGCCCAGGTCCTGGCGCAGGTGTTCGGCCTGTCGCAGCAGGTTGCGCGCATGCTGGGCCAGGGCCTTGCCGGCGGGCGTGGGGCTGACGCCACGCCGTCCGCGCAGCAGGAACTCAGTGCCCAGGGAGGCCTCCATCGCCCGGATCCGCGCGCTGGCGGCGGCCAGGGACAGGTGGCTGCGGCTGGCGCCGGCAGTGATATTGCCGGTGTCGAGGATGTTCAGGTACAGGCGCAGGTCGGTGAGGTCGAAGTGCATGGCAGGGGGTGTCCTTGGAAACGCCGCTGCGCGGCTATCGCGGGCAAGCCTCGCTCCTACAAGGACATTGCAATACCTGTAGGAGCGAGGCTTGCCCGCGATAAGGCCATCACAGCCGCTGAAAATCCAGAGCCTCTCGCCAAACAAGAGGCTACCTCAGTATATGGCAGATTTTCAGCCGGCCGGCACAGGCGCAGGATGGCGCCATGAATACCTCCCTCGCGTTTTACCAGAACCTCGGTTTGCTCCTGTCTTTGCTGGTGATGGGCACCTTCGTCCTGGCCGGCATGGTCAAGGGCGTGATCGGCCTCGGCCTGCCGACTGTCGCCATGGGCTTGCTCGGCCTGGCTATGGCGCCGGCGCAGGCTGCGGCGCTGCTGATCATTCCGGCGACCCTGACCAATCTCTGGCAACTGGCCTTTGGCGGGCACCTGCGCGGGTTGCTCGCCCGCTTGTGGCCGATGCTGCTGGCGACCGCCACTGGCACCGGCCTGGGCAGCCGGTGGCTGGGGATCGATGGTGGACCCTGGGTGGGGCGGGCACTGGGAGCGGCGCTGTTGCTCTATGCCCTGAGCGGATTGCTGCTACCGACCCTGCGCCTGCCGCCACGCCTGGAAACCTGGCTGGGCCCGGCCTGTGGCCTGGCGACGGGTGTCGTCACCGCGGCCACCGGGGTGTTCGTGATTCCGGCGGTGCCTTATCTGCAGGCGTTGGGGTTGCGCAAGGATGAACTGGTGCAGGCCCTGGGGCTGTCGTTCACCGTCTCGACCCTGGCCCTGGCGGCCGGCCTGTACGGGCGCGGCGCCCTGGGGAGCGGCGAACTCGGCGCTTCGCTGCTGGCGCTGGTGCCCGCGCTGCTCGGCATGTGGCTGGGCCAGGCGTTGCGCCAGCGCATCAGTGCGCTGCTGTTCAAGCGGGTGTTCTTTTGTGGCCTCGGGTTGCTGGGCGGCCACCTGTCGATCAACGGCTAGCGGACGACGGGCTGAGCATGTCGACGCGGCGGATCTCGAAATCGCGCTCCAGGTAATCCATGCGCCTGTCGAAGAAGGCTTTCATGTGCGGCAGGTTGGAGTGCACGTCCAGGTGCGCCTGGGATTCCCAGATCTCGTAGAAGATGAACAGGCTCGGGTCCTGCTGGTCGCGCAGCATGTGGTATTCGATGCAGCCGGGTTCGGCGCGGCTGGGCTCGACATAGGCGCGAAACAGCGTTTCGAAGGCCTCGGACATTTCCGGGCGGGTCTTGGCGTGGAGGATAAAGCCGTGTGGTCGGGACATGGTGGTTTCCGGGCGGGTGGGTTTTAAAAATTCTACGACACGAATCCGCCTTGAATTCTTGCGTATAGGTCAAATGTTTTTTGCCCGGACTCGGCTTATTCATATCGTTTTTCGCCGATATTCTGCGCCCCATTGTTTTTCAATCTTCTCGACCCGGGCCTGCCTTGCCACGCCACAGGGTCATACCTGATGAGGCCCGACCCATGAAGAAAGTACTGTTGCTCAACGGTGGCAAAAAATTCGCCCACTCCGACGGCCGCTACAACGCGACCCTGCATGAAGCCGCGGTGGCGGTGCTGGACCGTGGTGGTATCGATGTGAAAGTCACCCATATCGACGAGGGCTACGACATCCAGGAAGAAGTGGCCAAGTTCCTCTGGGCCGACGTGATCGTCTACCAGATGCCGGGCTGGTGGATGGGCGCGCCGTGGATCGTCAAGAAGTACATCGACGAAGTCTTCACCGAAGGCCATGGCAGCCTCTACGCCAGCGACGGCCGCACCCGCTCCGACGCCTCGCAGAAGTACGGCAGCGGCGGCCTGATCCATGACAAGCAGTACATGCTGTCGCTGACCTGGAACGCGCCGCAGCAGGCGTTCGACGACCCGACCGACTTTTTCGAGGGCAAGGGTGTGGACGCGGTGTATTTCCCGTTCCACAAGGCCAACCAGTTCCTCGGCATGCGCGGCCTGCCGACCTTTCTCTGCGTGGACGTGATGAAGCGCCCGAACATCGACGCCGATGTGCAGCGTTACGAGGAGCACCTCAAGGCGGTGTTCAACCTGCCGGCGTAAATCCGGCTACTATCGGTTTTCCTGCCGCAGCGGCCAGCGGTGGCAGGCCAACCGACATAGAGGACTTACGTGAAAGCCAGATCCGACGAACTCCAGATCTTCGTCTGCGTCATCGAATGCGGCTCGATCTCCGCGGCGGCCGAGCAGGTCGGGCAGACACCCTCGGCGGTCAGCCGCACTCTGTCGCGCCTGGAAGCCAAGCTCGATACCACGCTGATCAACCGCACCACGCGGCGCATGGACCTGACCGAGGAGGGCAAGTACTTCTTCGAGCAGGCCAAGCTGATCCTCGACCAGATGGAAGAGCTCGAAGAGCGCCTGTCGTCCCGCCAGCAGACGCCGTCCGGACGCCTGCGGATCAATGCCGCCTCGCCCTTCATGCTGCATGCCATCGTGCCTTACGTCGCCGAGTTCCGGCGCCTGTACCCGGACATCCAGCTGGAACTCAACAGCAACGACCTGATCATCGACCTGCTGGAGCAGAGCACCGATATCGCGATTCGCATCGGTACCCTGGCGGACTCGACCCTGCATGCGCGTTCGCTGGGGTGCAGCCCGCTGCACATCCTCGCCAGCCCCGACTACCTGAAGCGGCACGGTACGCCCGTCAGCGTGGCCGAGTTGAGCGAACACACCCTGCTGGGCTTCACCCAGACCGAAACCCTCAACCACTGGCCGCTGCGCCATGTGCACGGCGACCGCTGGCCGATCCAGCCGGGCATCAGCGCCTCCAGCGGTGAAACGGTGCGCCACCTGGCGCTGGAAGGGCAGGGCATCGCCTGCCTGTCGCATTTCATGACCATCGACGACATCCGCGCCGGGCGCCTGACGCCGATCCTCTCCGAGTTCAACAGCGGCTATCGCCAGCCGGTCAATGCCGTGTACTACCGCAACTCGCAACTGGCCCTGCGCATCCAGTGCTTCCTCGACTTTATC
This portion of the Pseudomonas sp. MRSN 12121 genome encodes:
- a CDS encoding helix-turn-helix domain-containing protein, giving the protein MNSKADSPFRDIRIDRYDLEGARSWMSGICGPHRLETATPERLRFHHSANVFKSRATTLGIIEYGTDVTIDIEDAERFSSYSLSLPLSGDQELSKDGRLLRSNRDHGVIIAPNESQVLAISGDCRKIQVVITRAAMHEALETLLQRVPQAPLRFDAVMDAVQGASASWWRMAQYFIAELERSSELYEQLAFTRDLESSLIKGLILAQPNNYSDQLREVLEVKLPHYLLRARQYIHDNAREPLCLEDLEAAAGVSRFKLFEAFRKYFSLSPMAYLKKYRLTAVRQEILEHGSARTISEIALGWGFSHLGRFSAEYRKLFGETPSVTLQRHDARRLGGS
- a CDS encoding Lrp/AsnC family transcriptional regulator; amino-acid sequence: MILDSTDLRLLHFLQQDGRISNQELAEKVALSPSACLRRLRLLESEGIVSGYRAVLDAERLGIELEAIVHVSLRQDVADWHETFIKKVQQWPEVATAYVVTGASNYVLRIQARNLKHFSDFIVNHLNRTSGVTDIRSEIVLQKIKEQDSLLDLVPRK
- the kynU gene encoding kynureninase — protein: MTTRNDCLTLDAQDPLAPLRERFALPDGVIYLDGNSLGARPVAALQRAQQVIAEEWGNGLIRSWNTAGWRDLSQRLGDRLARLIGADANEVVITDTTSINLFKVLAAALRVQALKAPQRRVIVSESSNFPTDLYIAEGLAEMLQQGYSLRLVDSPEELPRAIDADVAVVMLTHVNYKTGYMHDMQAVTALTHECGALSLWDLAHSAGAVPVDLKQAGADYAIGCTYKYLNGGPGSQAFAWVSPHLCDLVTQPLAGWFGHARQFDMEAQYRPSSGIARYLCGTQPITSLAMVECGLEIFEQTDMASLRRKSLALTDLFIELVEQRCAAHGLTLVTPREHGKRGSHVSFEHPEGYAVIQALIARGVIGDYREPRIMRFGFTPLYTRFSEVWDAVQILGEILDNRTWAEPQFQIRHSVT
- a CDS encoding amino acid permease, coding for MTTTNQGFAAISNREQGLRRQLSAGQMSMIAIGGAIGTGLFMGSAYAIGYAGPSVLLSYAIGALITLLLMGCLAEMTVAHSTSGSFGAYAEFYISPLAGFLVRYAYWAAIVLAVGAEVTAIAMYMKYWFAHVPEWVWIVSFSSVLILLNAISVKTFGNFEYWFSTIKIAAIVGFIILAVYVVFGSGNADYGLHNYSAHGGFFPNGVQGMWIAVIVSIFSYLSVEMIAVAAGEAEDPQQAVKKAFRATIVRLVVFYLLTLALMLAIVPWVQAGKAQSPFVTVMQTLGIPGATGVMNFVILIAALSAMNSQLYITTRMMFSLSRGGYAPRSMGALSKSGIPLNALLLSSSGIALATLVNVLYPESSFTLMMAISMFGAIFTWFMIFLTHYCFRRYHQRHGEQQLSFRMRLFPWSTLLGLVLMGAVMITTYFTEAFKMTLVFGAPFLLILTAVYFACFRKPRAAAELNPSKV
- a CDS encoding MerR family transcriptional regulator, which translates into the protein MYIGKAAQLSGTTVKSIRHYEAIGLLPPARRQGSYRLYDQDSVERLMFIKCAQQLGFKLKELQALFARHRGEAFPWELARQALAEKKQELTRQIQAMQHLHARLEDFETRLEQARHDCRLGNL
- a CDS encoding NAD(P)H-dependent oxidoreductase: MGKRILVILGHPSSASFCGALSERYVAAAQQAGHEVRQLRLGNLSFDPVLHEGYRQVQPLETDLRQAQADINWAEHLTLVYPIWWGGVPALLKGFFDRVLLPGFAFRYHPGKAFPEPLLKGRTAHLLVTMDTPPWYYRWVYRMPGLHQVRKTTLAFCGIRPLKTLTFGPILDAPAQRQQAWLEQAAALGAD
- a CDS encoding LysR substrate-binding domain-containing protein; protein product: MHFDLTDLRLYLNILDTGNITAGASRSHLSLAAASARIRAMEASLGTEFLLRGRRGVSPTPAGKALAQHARNLLRQAEHLRQDLGEYARGVKGQVRLLCNTTALSEYLPEPLADFLCAHPNLDIDLQELPSLRITHALRQGAADLGIVSDAVDSQGLETRPFRHDPLVLVLPAGHPLAAARGLSFSDSLQHDYVGLAAHSALAVYLEEQALHLGLRMSIRIRADGFDGVLRMVARGAGLAVVPRAAVERQRPDASLAVRPLEEAWAQRQLLLCARDFNALPPYAKALFEALRGA
- a CDS encoding sulfite exporter TauE/SafE family protein, translating into MNTSLAFYQNLGLLLSLLVMGTFVLAGMVKGVIGLGLPTVAMGLLGLAMAPAQAAALLIIPATLTNLWQLAFGGHLRGLLARLWPMLLATATGTGLGSRWLGIDGGPWVGRALGAALLLYALSGLLLPTLRLPPRLETWLGPACGLATGVVTAATGVFVIPAVPYLQALGLRKDELVQALGLSFTVSTLALAAGLYGRGALGSGELGASLLALVPALLGMWLGQALRQRISALLFKRVFFCGLGLLGGHLSING
- a CDS encoding putative quinol monooxygenase codes for the protein MSRPHGFILHAKTRPEMSEAFETLFRAYVEPSRAEPGCIEYHMLRDQQDPSLFIFYEIWESQAHLDVHSNLPHMKAFFDRRMDYLERDFEIRRVDMLSPSSASR
- a CDS encoding NAD(P)H-dependent oxidoreductase gives rise to the protein MKKVLLLNGGKKFAHSDGRYNATLHEAAVAVLDRGGIDVKVTHIDEGYDIQEEVAKFLWADVIVYQMPGWWMGAPWIVKKYIDEVFTEGHGSLYASDGRTRSDASQKYGSGGLIHDKQYMLSLTWNAPQQAFDDPTDFFEGKGVDAVYFPFHKANQFLGMRGLPTFLCVDVMKRPNIDADVQRYEEHLKAVFNLPA
- a CDS encoding LysR family transcriptional regulator, with the translated sequence MKARSDELQIFVCVIECGSISAAAEQVGQTPSAVSRTLSRLEAKLDTTLINRTTRRMDLTEEGKYFFEQAKLILDQMEELEERLSSRQQTPSGRLRINAASPFMLHAIVPYVAEFRRLYPDIQLELNSNDLIIDLLEQSTDIAIRIGTLADSTLHARSLGCSPLHILASPDYLKRHGTPVSVAELSEHTLLGFTQTETLNHWPLRHVHGDRWPIQPGISASSGETVRHLALEGQGIACLSHFMTIDDIRAGRLTPILSEFNSGYRQPVNAVYYRNSQLALRIQCFLDFIQGKLADYANPQFEG